The following proteins are encoded in a genomic region of Grus americana isolate bGruAme1 chromosome 5, bGruAme1.mat, whole genome shotgun sequence:
- the TMEM179 gene encoding transmembrane protein 179 — translation MALSNFLFAQCICYFLAFLFSFIVVVPLSENGNDFHGRCLLFTEGMWLNANLTVERQRFTVQEWGPEAACRFSIFTGLLSLLLATVQAWRTLFFLCKGHEDSFFYAFLNLLISAFVVFITFIASTIVSVGFNMWCDAITEKGSMPNSCEELQDIDLELNLENSAFYDQFAIAQFGLWAAWLTWLGITILAFLKVYHNYRQEDLLDSLIHEKELLLGRSSSRTSLQDEKSGMI, via the exons ATGGCGCTCAGCAATTTCCTCTTTGCTCAGTGCATCTGCTACTTCCTGGCCTTCCTCTTCAGCTTCATCGTCGTGGTGCCGCTCTCCGAGAATGGCAACGACTTCCACGGCCGGTGCCTGCTCTTCACCGAGGGCATGTGGCTCAACGCCAACCTGACGGTGGAGAGGCAGCGCTTCACCGTGCAAGAGTGGGGGCCCGAGGCCGCTTGCCGCTTCAGCATCTTCACTGGGCTCCTCTCCTTGCTGCTGGCCACAGTGCAGGCCTGGAGgaccctcttcttcctctgcaaaggGCATGAGGA CTCTTTCTTTTATGCCTTCCTGAATCTGCTGATCAGCGCCTTTGTGGTGTTTATCACATTTATTGCTAGCACTATAGTGAGTGTAGGATTTAACATGTGGTGTGATGCAATTACTGAAAAAGGAAGCATGCCAAATAG CTGTGAAGAATTACAGGATATAGATCTTGAGCTGAACTTAGAAAACTCTGCTTTCTATGACCAGTTTGCTATTGCACAG ttTGGTCTCTGGGCTGCCTGGCTGACCTGGCTGGGAATTACCATTCTGGCTTTCCTGAAGGTTTATCACAACTACAGACAGGAGGACCTGCTAGATAGCCTGATCCATGAGAAGGAGCTGTTGCTAGGAAGATCTTCTTCACGAACCTCTTTGCAAGATGAGAAAAGTGGCATGATCTAA